In Tachysurus vachellii isolate PV-2020 chromosome 3, HZAU_Pvac_v1, whole genome shotgun sequence, one genomic interval encodes:
- the si:dkey-183n20.15 gene encoding RING-HC_RNF170 domain-containing protein produces the protein MQSVSTAFSSNTKTHRHAHLPQLLQCNRFLLISENISYKADTQATVEDSQTVAPGRMDLHCPVCLHVATFPVETNCGHLFCAPCLISYWKHSCCLEAISCPLCRQKVNVMFHLFHESRSDRKEREVLSHVKDYNKRYSGAPRRISDYLFDAPFFMLLLLRTLGNMSGLVWLFLLRVALCGFGAAASFVSPLEAMPGHFSRALGLLDDLVVVFILLIAMINIHQQMVPERTTRPHTVEHGILSDML, from the exons ATGCAGTCAGTAAGCACTGCCTTCTCGTCTAACACTAAGacgcacagacatgcacacttgCCACAACTCCTACAGTGTAATAG GTTTCTGTTGATTTCAGAGAACATCAGCTACAAGGCTGATACACAAGCAACAGTTgag gATTCTCAAACAGTAGCTCCAGGTAGAATGGACCTCCACTGTCCTGTATGTCTACATGTAGCCACTTTTCCTGTGGAGACAAACTGTGGCCATCTCTTCTGTG ctccTTGTCTTATATCTTACTGGAAACACAGCTGCTGTTTAGAGGCTATCAGCTGCCCTTTGTGCAGACAAAAG GTGAATGTCATGTTTCACCTGTTTCATGAGAGCAGATCAgacaggaaggagagagaggtaCTAAGCCATGTTAAAGACTATAATAAACGCTATTCTGGAGCACCAAGAAGA ATAAGTGACTACCTCTTTGATGCTCCATTCTTTATGCTGCTTTTGTTGCGTACTTTGGGAAACATGAGCGGTTTGGTGTGGCTCTTCTTGCTGAGAGTGGCACTGTGTGGATTCGGGGCAGCTGCATCCTTTGTGTCTCCATTAGAGGCTATGCCCGGGCACTTCAGCAGGGCATTGGGGCTTTTAGATGACCTAGTGGTAGTCTTTATCCTCCTCATCGCCATGATAAACATCCACCAGCAGATGGTGCCAGAAAGGACAACCAGGCCGCACACTGTGGAACATGGAATACTGTCGGACATGTTGTAA